Proteins encoded in a region of the Candidatus Eisenbacteria bacterium genome:
- a CDS encoding sulfurtransferase TusA family protein, whose product MRADHVLAVEGLFCPIPIARATERMVTVAAGEVLEIRATDPGVIIDVPAWCHSAGHEFLGYFRGGPRITCWVRKCVK is encoded by the coding sequence GTGCGCGCCGACCACGTGCTGGCGGTGGAGGGGCTGTTCTGCCCCATCCCCATCGCGCGCGCGACCGAGCGCATGGTCACCGTCGCGGCGGGCGAAGTGCTCGAGATCCGCGCCACCGACCCGGGCGTGATCATTGACGTGCCCGCATGGTGCCATTCCGCGGGGCACGAGTTCCTGGGCTATTTCCGGGGCGGACCGCGCATCACGTGCTGGGTGAGGAAGTGTGTGAAGTAG